The DNA region CGGCAGTTGACCGAGTTCGAGCCGAAGCGCGCAGGCTGGTCACGGATTCAGCACTACACCTGGCTGTGCATCAACGCCAAGGAGGCGGAAAACGTTCGCCTCTCGCGCGAAGTGATCGCGATGATCCCCGAATATCTCGACCGGCCCGGCGTGCTGGGAATTGGCGAGATCGGACTCAACAAGAACACCAAGAATGAAGCCACGGTGTTTCTCGAACACCTGGACCTGGCTGCCAAGACGAACGAGCAGATTCTGATTCATACGCCCCACTTGGAAGACAAGTACAAGGGCACCCGGATGATCCTCGATATGCTCGGCGGCGACCGGCGCATCGATCCGCAACGCGTACTGGTCGATCACGTCGAAGAGCACACGGTGCGCGCCGTGTTGGACGAGGGCTATTGGGCCGGCATGACGTTGTACCCCGTGAGCAAGTGCACGCCCGAGCGGGCCTGCGACATTATCGAGTTGTACGGACCCGAGCGGCTGCTGGTGAATTCGGCCGGCGACTGGGGGCCCTCGAAGCCGACCGCGGTGCCCGATTTCATCATGGCCATGCGTCACCGGGGCCACAGCGAGGCTTTGATTCGACGGGTGGTGTACGAGAATCCGCTGGCGTTCTTCAGCCAGAGCCGCAATTTCCGGTTCACGCCGCCCGAAGTGCTCGAGACGGCCACCGGGTAGCGCGCCGCGGAGTCGACCGGAGCAAGGTTGGATCGGCACGGACACGACGCTCGCGTTCCACCGGCGCCGACGTGGCGATGTTCCCGCTCGTTGCAGGCCGCGATGCCCCTGCCGAGTGCCCCGCCGGGGGGCTATGATGGCACGCATGAATCGCCGCCATCGTCCGCACGCATCGCAATCCACTCCCGAGTCACCGGCCATCGAAACCGAAGCGGCGCCGCCGCAGCCCGAGCGGCTGCAAAAGGTGCTCGCCTCGGCCGGTGTGGGTAGCCGCCGGCATTGCGAAGAAATCATCACCGCGGGCCGGGTCAGCGTCGACGGACAAGTTGTCACCGAACTGGGGACCCGCGTGGTTTGGCCGGGCCAGAAAATCGTCGTCGACGACACAACGCTCAAGCCGCCCAAGCTGGTCTATTACGCCGTATTCAAGCCCGAGGGCGTGGTATCGACCAACTACGACCCCGACGGCCGCGCGCGTGTGATCGACCTGTTGCCCGACCATGTCGAACGCGTGTTCAGCGTTGGCCGGCTCGATCGGGCCAGCGAAGGGCTGATGCTGCTGACGAACGATGGCGAGCTGGCGCAGAAGCTCACCCATCCGCGGTTTGGCGTCGAGAAGACGTACGAGGTGCTGATCGCGGGCCGGGTCGATGCCGGCTCCATCGACCGGCTGCTGCGCGGCGTGCACCTGGCCGAGGGCATCGCCAAGGTTGCTCACCTGGAGGTCAAGTCGCGGCGCCCGCAAAGCACGTTGGTGCGCATGGTCCTGCGTGAAGGCCGTAATCGAGAAATCCGCCGCGTGCTGGCCCGCGTGGGTCACAAGGCGCTCAAGATCAAGCGTATCGCCATCGCCGGACTGCGCCTGGGGAACCTCAAGCCGGGACAATTCCGCCGGCTCACGCCCGACGAGGTGCGCGAGCTGAAGCGGGCCGCCGCAGGCAAGCAGCGGCAGCGCCGCCAAGAAGCGGCCCCTGCGCCCGGCCCTCCGCAGCGCGCGAAGCGGCCAGCGCGTCCCGGCCAGCGCAGCTCTGCCGCGCGACCCCCGCGTCGAGAGCCCAACGCCGGCCAGCGCCCGCGGCAGGAGTCCGGCCCCAGCGGACCGCCGCGCCGTCCGCGCAAACCGTCGGCGCGGCCGAACAAAGGACGACCATGACCGCCGCAACGACGACGCATGACGAAGGCGAACACCGCGCGTGCTGGTACCCCGACGGGGCCGTGCAGGCGACCGTCGAGGTGATCGACAACGTACGCATCGCCGAAGCGACGTATCGGATTCGGTTCGCGTGCCCCGAGATCGCCGGAAAGATCCTGCCGGGCCAGTTCTTGATGGTCCGGCTCGCCGGGTGCAACGACCCATTGCTGGGCCGGCCGTTTGCCTTGTACGACCTGCAGGCCGATGTCGCGGGAAGGCCCGGCTGGATCGATGTCGTGTACCTGGTCGGTGGAAAATTCACGCAGCGGCTCGCCCAGTATTTGCCCGGCCAGCAGATCGACGTCTGGGGGCCCCTGGGCAACGGATTTCCGCCGCAGGCGACCGAACACCTGGTCATCGCCGCCGGCGGGATCGGGCAGACGCCTTTTCTGGTTCTGGCCCGCGAGCACCTGGGGCGGCAGCAGTTCGGCCAGCCGCCGCGACTGGTACCTGCCTGCCGCCGGGTGACGTTCTGCTATGGCGTGCGGCGCAAATCGCTCTTGGCCGGCGTCGCAGATTTCGAGGCCCTCGGCATCGACGTGCGCATCGGCACCGACGACGGCTCGGCCGGGCGCAAGGCCCTCGTTCCCGAGCTGCTGGCCGAAGTGCTGCAAGAGCACGGCCACGATTGTCGCGTGGTTTGCTGCGGGCCAGAGCCGATGATGGAGGCCGTGGCCCACTTATGCGTTCAGCGGGGCGTGCCGTGTCTGGTGTCGCTCGAATCGCCCATGGCCTGCGGCCTGGGCATCTGCTTTAGCTGTGTGACCCGGGTGCGCGACGCTGCCGGCGGTTGGGACTACCGTCGCACGTGCGTCGAGGGGCCCGTGTTCGACGCCGCGGTGATCGCATGGTAATGGCCCCCGGCGCGAGCAGCGGGCCAGCGGGCAGTGAATCGGACGAACAACGAGCCGCTCAAGATCAGCGGCTCGGAAGATCAGGACTGTCGCCGTGCGGTTAGGCCGTGGCCTTCACGCCCTTGGCCGCCTTGATTCGGGCCGAAAGCCTGGCCTTGTAGCGTGCGCCCGCGTTGCGGTGGATCACGCCCTTGGCGGCCGTCTGATCGATCACCTTTTGTGCCGCGCGGAAGTGGGTCTCGGCCGCCTGGACATCCTGCGCCTTGAGCGCTACCAGCACGCGTTTGATCGCGGTCTTCATGGAAGACGACGCCGCGCGATTGCGGGCCCGACGTTCGAGGCTTTGGCGGAGACGCTTCTTGGCACTTTCAGTATTCGGCATCGTAGGGCTCGGCAAGACGGAAGACGGCGTGACGGACCGGCGGACAATCCCACTTCATTCCGGGCGGCCCAGGACGGATCGTCAGGGGGCCCGGTGGTGGGAATCAGCCTTTATCGCGTAATTCCCTGATCTTGTCCAGGAGGGCCGGGACGTCGCGGTAGGCAAAATCGTAGCCGGCCAGCTCGGTGAGCTGTTTCTCGGCCACATCGAGGTCGCTCATCCCCAGGGCCAGCCGCCCGGCCCGGTACATGGCCAGCTTTTTCTGGTCCAAATCGCGTTCGTTGGTCTCCTGGACGGCCTGCTGATAGCTGCTCAAAGCCAGCTTGTACTGCTTGATCGTCTGGAAACACTCGCCCAGGGCCAGCAGGACGGCCCCCTTGCGCTTGAGGTCCTGGCGGGCATCCTGGAGGGCCTTGATGGCCTCGGCATGCTGCCCGGCCCGCATCTGCCGCAGACCCAGCTCGTACTTGAGTCCGTGGTTGGTCGGATATCGCTCGCACCGTTTGCGATAGACCTCGAGCTCCTGGCTGTTGAGTTCGGTCTTGGCTCGGGCCAGATCGGTCTTGAGGTCTTCGTTCGGCTGCTCACGATACTTGCGTTCGGCGGCGGCGACCTGCTCGCGCCGTCCACGCAGTTGGAAATCTTCGAGGCGCTCGCGGATGTCGAGCTGCTCGCCGAGGGCCTTGATGGCACGCTCGAGCACGTTGACCGCGTCGGCAAACCGCTCCTTCGACGCGTGCATGTCGGCCAGGCTCACGTAGAGCGACGCGTCTTGCGGATTCTTGGCGATGTCTTTCTCGAGCTGCTCTTCCGGGGTGAGCTTGCGCGGACCGCCTCCTTGGCGCTCGGCCTGCTCCATCTTGTCGGCCATCACGTCGGTCGTGCTCTCGGCGTCTTGATACCCGCCGACGTGGATGGTTTTCTCGACCGTCAAGTCGGCGATGGCCCGCTTGGCTTCTTCGTCGTCGGGGTGTGACTGGAGCACGCGACTCCAGCAGACGACCGCGCTGTCGAACTGCTTGTGCCTGGCCAACGTCCGCCCGGCGAGGCGGTTGATCTCGGGGTCTTTGATGTTCAGATCGAGCGCGCAGCGCAGGTACAGTTCTTCGTTTTCTTCGTAACCGAGCTGCTCGCAGGCCGCGGCCATGGCGACCAGCGTCGAGGTGTCCCAGGGATTGAGCTTCAGCAGGTCGATGCCCGTCTTGAAGACGCCGGCCCAGTCTTTCGACATCGAGGCCTTTTTGAGCATGCCGCGCGAGCCGACCCCTTGAATCGACGCGAGTTTGCTGCCTTTTTTGTTGTTGCTATACTTTTTTTGCAGATTGCCGATCAGCGCGGCCGCGTACAGCTTGTTGCCCGGATCGCCGATCAGGGCCTGGGTAAACAGGTCGTGTGCGTAGTCGAATTGGCCCGACGCGGCGTTCTTGCTGCCGTGCTCGTAGCACTGCTGCAGCCGACGGCGTTTTGCAGGCGTCATATCTCCGGCTTCGGACATAGCGGCGCTTTGCGTGCTGAGACTTTGCGTGCTGAGACCAGGATGCGTGGGGCGCGTGCGCAGGCCGGCAGACCCGTCCCACCAACCAGTCCGGGGCCCGACGCAGGGAAGCTGCCACAAGGGAAAGATCGGCCTGTTCCGGTTCAGCCTGGTGCGCGGCAAATTTCCGCCCCGGCCAGAACTCCTGCCCGGAGAATTTCCCGGCAAGTGGCTCTTCCCGGCTGCGGAGCGAATCGGCCCGCGGGTCGTGTCCCGGCAGCTTCCAATGCCTTCTAATTTACCAGACCGAAACAGCACCGGCCACCGCCATCGCCGCGGGCAAAACCAAGCTTGCCGACGCGGGGAACAACCTTGCCGGCCGTACCACGCATGAATTCACCTGCTCGCGGCGAACGGGGACACGTCGACCTGGTCGGGGCAGGGCCGGGCGATCCCGGACTGATTACCGTGGCGGGGATGCAATGCCTGGCGCGCGCGGACCTGGTGATTTACGACGCGCTGGTCAACCCCGAGCTGCTGCGCCATAGCCGTCGCGACGCCGAGCTCTTCTCGCTGGGCCGTCATGGCCGCGAGCGGCTCGTGTCGCAGGCCGAGGTGCACGAGCGCATGATCGCCGCCGCGCGGCTGGGGCGCCGCGTCGTGCGTCTCAAGGGGGGCGACCCGGGCGTCTTTGCCCGCATTGCCGAAGAGGCCGACGCCCTGCGCGCCGCGGGCATCTCCTATGCGATCGTTCCCGGCGTGACGGTGGCCCTGGCCGCCGGCAGCTACGCGGGTATACCCCTGACCCATCGCGACTGTGCATCGGCGGTGGCGCTGGTCACCGGACAGCAGGGGGCCGACACCGAAGGTGCCTCGCTCGATTACGCGCGCTTGGCGCAGTTCCCGGGGACGCTGGTGTTTTACATGGGCGTGACGAGCGCCCCGCGCTGGGCCAGCGAATTGGTTGCCGGAGGACGTAGTCCCCAGACGCCCGTGGCGATCGTGCGCTACTGTTCGTGGCCGCGCCAGCAGGTTTGGGAAA from Pirellulales bacterium includes:
- a CDS encoding TatD family hydrolase, giving the protein MYYIDPHIHMVSRVTDDYETLARMGCVAVSEPAFWAGFDRGTVDGFRDYFRQLTEFEPKRAGWSRIQHYTWLCINAKEAENVRLSREVIAMIPEYLDRPGVLGIGEIGLNKNTKNEATVFLEHLDLAAKTNEQILIHTPHLEDKYKGTRMILDMLGGDRRIDPQRVLVDHVEEHTVRAVLDEGYWAGMTLYPVSKCTPERACDIIELYGPERLLVNSAGDWGPSKPTAVPDFIMAMRHRGHSEALIRRVVYENPLAFFSQSRNFRFTPPEVLETATG
- a CDS encoding pseudouridine synthase, whose product is MNRRHRPHASQSTPESPAIETEAAPPQPERLQKVLASAGVGSRRHCEEIITAGRVSVDGQVVTELGTRVVWPGQKIVVDDTTLKPPKLVYYAVFKPEGVVSTNYDPDGRARVIDLLPDHVERVFSVGRLDRASEGLMLLTNDGELAQKLTHPRFGVEKTYEVLIAGRVDAGSIDRLLRGVHLAEGIAKVAHLEVKSRRPQSTLVRMVLREGRNREIRRVLARVGHKALKIKRIAIAGLRLGNLKPGQFRRLTPDEVRELKRAAAGKQRQRRQEAAPAPGPPQRAKRPARPGQRSSAARPPRREPNAGQRPRQESGPSGPPRRPRKPSARPNKGRP
- a CDS encoding dihydroorotate dehydrogenase electron transfer subunit — its product is MTAATTTHDEGEHRACWYPDGAVQATVEVIDNVRIAEATYRIRFACPEIAGKILPGQFLMVRLAGCNDPLLGRPFALYDLQADVAGRPGWIDVVYLVGGKFTQRLAQYLPGQQIDVWGPLGNGFPPQATEHLVIAAGGIGQTPFLVLAREHLGRQQFGQPPRLVPACRRVTFCYGVRRKSLLAGVADFEALGIDVRIGTDDGSAGRKALVPELLAEVLQEHGHDCRVVCCGPEPMMEAVAHLCVQRGVPCLVSLESPMACGLGICFSCVTRVRDAAGGWDYRRTCVEGPVFDAAVIAW
- the rpsT gene encoding 30S ribosomal protein S20; this encodes MPNTESAKKRLRQSLERRARNRAASSSMKTAIKRVLVALKAQDVQAAETHFRAAQKVIDQTAAKGVIHRNAGARYKARLSARIKAAKGVKATA